A part of Melittangium boletus DSM 14713 genomic DNA contains:
- a CDS encoding sensor histidine kinase yields the protein MRIMGSGGLDGITEFTGTLESVEPYGLVLLKRALDSNHPLLDAEWLMSTSAARRLLPGAECYRGWRVRDICAAQGEEFVRMLVRWENQLARRPRLSENVSYVLGERRFVFRADMLQSAEHLVVWIRDITERERMEQALRENETRYELVARATRDVLWDWNVARGEVSWSTSPGEVFGEAPGQGPTSIAWWRERIHPEDQQQALRTLHQVMSGQDDHWTNEYRFRRADGSYAFVLERGYIGRNSAGRPERLIGAMMDVSERQQREEDQAREARLLERFMGIIGHDLGSPLAAIRISSQMLQQAPNLTPAQRAALGRIEESARRVTRLTQQLLDSVLARNGGIPVQPRPTDLEQLCHRVLDEFTAIYPERSLQLTVEGDTHGQWDQDRLAQAISNLVGNALEHGEASHPVSLRLWDDAGVQRLEVNNRGAPIDPALMPHLFEPFRRGDPHARQVSGGGAGLGLFIVREIVRAHRGEVEVRSTPEEGTTFGLTLPRQQAPDAREP from the coding sequence ATGCGAATCATGGGGTCAGGGGGCCTGGATGGAATCACGGAGTTCACCGGGACTCTCGAATCCGTCGAGCCCTACGGCCTGGTGCTCCTGAAACGGGCCCTGGACTCCAACCATCCCCTGCTCGACGCGGAATGGCTCATGTCCACGTCCGCCGCCCGGCGACTCCTTCCCGGAGCGGAATGCTACCGGGGCTGGCGCGTGCGAGACATCTGCGCCGCCCAGGGAGAGGAATTCGTCCGGATGCTCGTGCGCTGGGAAAACCAGCTGGCCCGGCGGCCGCGACTCTCCGAGAACGTCTCGTATGTCCTGGGAGAGCGGCGGTTTGTCTTTCGCGCCGACATGCTCCAGAGCGCCGAGCACCTGGTGGTGTGGATCCGGGACATCACCGAGCGCGAACGCATGGAGCAGGCGCTTCGGGAGAACGAGACACGCTACGAGTTGGTGGCGCGCGCCACCCGGGATGTCTTGTGGGACTGGAACGTGGCCCGTGGCGAGGTGAGCTGGAGCACGTCGCCCGGTGAGGTGTTCGGCGAGGCGCCCGGACAAGGGCCGACGTCCATCGCCTGGTGGCGCGAGCGCATCCACCCCGAGGATCAGCAGCAGGCACTCCGAACCCTCCACCAGGTGATGAGCGGCCAGGACGACCACTGGACGAACGAGTACCGCTTCCGCCGGGCGGACGGCTCGTACGCGTTCGTGCTCGAGCGGGGCTACATCGGCCGGAATTCCGCGGGCCGGCCCGAGCGGCTCATCGGCGCGATGATGGACGTGAGCGAGCGCCAGCAGCGGGAGGAGGACCAGGCACGGGAAGCGCGGTTGCTCGAGCGCTTCATGGGAATCATCGGCCATGACCTGGGCAGCCCCCTGGCCGCCATCCGCATCTCCTCGCAGATGCTCCAGCAGGCCCCGAACCTCACCCCCGCGCAACGCGCCGCCCTGGGACGCATCGAGGAGAGCGCCCGGCGCGTGACGCGGCTGACGCAGCAGCTGCTCGACAGCGTGCTGGCGCGCAATGGCGGCATCCCCGTGCAGCCGCGGCCCACGGACCTGGAGCAGCTCTGCCACCGGGTGCTCGATGAGTTCACGGCCATCTACCCCGAGCGCTCCCTCCAGCTCACCGTGGAGGGAGACACACACGGCCAGTGGGATCAGGACCGTCTGGCGCAGGCGATCTCCAACCTCGTGGGCAACGCGCTCGAACATGGCGAGGCCTCCCACCCCGTCTCCCTCCGGCTCTGGGATGACGCCGGGGTGCAGCGGCTGGAGGTGAACAACCGGGGCGCGCCCATCGACCCGGCGCTCATGCCGCACCTGTTCGAGCCCTTCCGCCGAGGCGATCCCCATGCGCGCCAGGTCTCCGGGGGAGGCGCGGGGCTCGGCCTGTTCATCGTCCGGGAAATCGTCCGGGCCCATCGGGGCGAGGTGGAGGT
- a CDS encoding GNAT family N-acetyltransferase: MSTEDIHESNTQFHEAWRFFARNSAAGQVLDLPEVSIASSNVAWTMMNAAFLPGPVDTEEALTRAATAAARFFEPGRRGWMLALCEDWVPGPLRERAGSLLIPHGLRAAVVATGMVAERLIPPLRPPPRLEVRQARDSQGRRALADVNAHSYDMPVDTGRAAFDVPGLFSGDNKGFVGYRHEEAATCAAVLRGHGALYVSMVATHPSHRRLGLAEAVMRHALAEAHRDWGLERTVLHATPEGLPVYRRMGFRPVTRFHFYMAAPSPN, encoded by the coding sequence ATGTCCACCGAAGACATCCACGAATCCAATACCCAGTTCCATGAGGCCTGGCGCTTCTTCGCCCGCAACAGCGCCGCCGGCCAGGTGCTCGACCTGCCCGAGGTGAGCATCGCGTCGAGCAACGTGGCCTGGACGATGATGAACGCCGCCTTCCTGCCGGGTCCGGTGGACACGGAGGAGGCCCTGACGCGAGCCGCCACCGCCGCCGCCCGCTTCTTCGAGCCCGGACGGCGGGGCTGGATGCTCGCCCTGTGCGAGGACTGGGTACCGGGGCCCTTGCGCGAGCGCGCGGGCAGCTTGCTCATCCCCCACGGCCTGCGCGCCGCCGTCGTGGCCACGGGCATGGTGGCCGAGCGCCTCATCCCGCCCCTGCGACCCCCGCCTCGGCTGGAAGTGCGCCAGGCCCGGGACTCCCAGGGGCGCAGGGCGCTCGCCGACGTCAACGCGCACAGCTACGACATGCCCGTGGACACCGGACGCGCGGCCTTCGACGTGCCGGGCCTCTTCTCGGGTGACAACAAGGGCTTCGTGGGCTACCGCCACGAGGAGGCCGCCACCTGCGCCGCCGTGCTGCGGGGCCACGGCGCGCTCTATGTCTCGATGGTGGCCACCCACCCCTCCCACCGGCGGCTGGGTCTGGCCGAGGCCGTCATGCGCCACGCGCTCGCCGAGGCCCACCGCGACTGGGGCCTGGAGCGGACCGTGCTGCACGCCACCCCCGAGGGACTGCCCGTGTACCGCCGCATGGGCTTCCGGCCGGTGACCCGCTTCCATTTCTACATGGCGGCACCGTCCCCGAACTGA
- a CDS encoding transglycosylase SLT domain-containing protein, whose protein sequence is MDHATLGVKRWPLLAALWMTPAWAEQPPPPPARPDISNLAESASSRPQLSSSLDSEDEEAPPEFTLGPAEPLASGERKWVHRVDAADLTSYFAEGTLAQAKDAHDQGRYRTALQLLEKEPPSLPVRYLRARSTLGQGAWAQAAQEFSALAQDFPALSDYFHYEAARAHERLRQWTEAIQHYAAVKSGARRYTEARFGMAYLLEKKQQDYAAAVEALTPLVQTDTPRPNAPAQAEAWLTIARLARYQADYNGEHRAHLAVWALHPFSREATAAVKGLRDLPYVPKWKVARAETLLSLHHNREAMEQLERMLPRLELPDALACRAHFAYGTALRKERKHTQAIRVLRPVTEQCQDEVLRPRALYVLGYSESVVEPERSITTYLQLAHDYPQHPYADDALFYAAGKALERGERAAAMGYLDQLIARYPDGNFAAEALFQRFWVYRAEGQNDAALEALTRIEAPQGRGSTHESVQRARYWRARQLSAMERTVEAHALLERVTAEGAATWYGLLARSRLAHEAPERAQAIVERLRVPTSPKEVWPLDAGSLAADPHFTTGIELLRLEHREAAAELLAVDRRGRGEESIRLLFHVLRATGHERHARPIAWALRREGLAAPTEAETRLIYSAAYPHAFRDLVVRHCRSARVDPDVMQALIREESAFNPNARSSTGALGLSQLMPATASVVARQLKLTLATPTALLEPRHNIRIGSAYLGSLQRRFSGNLAHAVASYNAGPAAVDRWLARFPTAELDEWVEQIPVEETRLYVKRVLGSAAAYQFLYDSGSLTTLAFGDKGSNNAGSR, encoded by the coding sequence ATGGATCACGCAACGCTTGGAGTGAAGCGCTGGCCCCTCCTGGCCGCCCTCTGGATGACGCCCGCGTGGGCGGAGCAGCCCCCGCCCCCGCCGGCCCGTCCGGACATCTCCAACCTCGCCGAGAGCGCGTCCTCCCGGCCCCAACTGAGCTCGTCGCTGGACAGCGAGGACGAGGAAGCACCTCCCGAGTTCACGCTCGGGCCCGCGGAGCCCCTGGCGAGCGGAGAGCGCAAGTGGGTGCACCGGGTCGACGCCGCGGACCTCACCTCCTACTTCGCCGAGGGCACGCTCGCCCAGGCGAAGGACGCCCATGATCAAGGCCGCTACCGCACCGCGCTCCAACTCCTGGAGAAGGAGCCACCCTCGCTCCCCGTGCGCTACCTCCGGGCCCGAAGCACGCTGGGCCAGGGCGCGTGGGCCCAGGCGGCCCAGGAGTTCTCGGCGCTCGCCCAGGACTTTCCCGCGCTGAGCGATTACTTCCACTACGAGGCGGCACGCGCCCACGAGCGGCTGCGCCAATGGACCGAGGCCATCCAGCACTACGCGGCCGTGAAGTCCGGCGCGCGGCGCTACACCGAGGCCCGCTTCGGCATGGCGTACCTGCTCGAGAAGAAGCAGCAGGACTACGCCGCGGCGGTGGAGGCGCTCACCCCGCTCGTGCAGACGGACACGCCCCGCCCCAACGCCCCCGCGCAGGCCGAGGCCTGGCTGACCATCGCCCGGCTCGCGCGCTACCAGGCCGACTACAATGGCGAGCACCGGGCGCACCTGGCGGTGTGGGCGCTCCATCCCTTCAGCCGGGAGGCGACGGCCGCGGTGAAGGGCCTGCGCGACCTGCCCTACGTGCCCAAGTGGAAGGTGGCGCGCGCCGAGACGCTGCTGTCGCTGCACCACAACCGGGAGGCGATGGAGCAGTTGGAGCGGATGCTGCCCAGGCTGGAGCTGCCCGACGCGCTCGCCTGCCGCGCGCATTTCGCGTACGGCACCGCCCTGCGCAAGGAGCGCAAGCACACCCAGGCCATCCGCGTGCTCAGGCCCGTCACCGAGCAGTGCCAGGACGAAGTGCTGAGGCCCCGCGCGCTGTACGTGCTGGGCTATTCGGAGTCGGTGGTGGAGCCCGAGCGCTCCATCACCACCTATCTCCAGCTCGCGCACGACTACCCCCAGCACCCGTACGCGGATGACGCCCTCTTCTACGCGGCGGGCAAGGCCCTGGAGCGGGGCGAGAGGGCGGCGGCCATGGGCTATCTGGACCAGCTCATCGCCCGCTACCCAGACGGCAACTTCGCCGCCGAGGCGCTCTTCCAGCGCTTCTGGGTGTACCGCGCCGAGGGGCAGAACGACGCGGCGCTCGAGGCCCTCACCCGCATCGAGGCGCCGCAGGGCCGGGGCTCCACGCACGAGTCGGTGCAACGTGCCCGCTACTGGCGCGCGCGGCAGCTCTCCGCGATGGAGCGCACCGTGGAGGCGCATGCGCTCCTGGAGCGGGTCACCGCCGAGGGCGCGGCCACGTGGTACGGCCTGCTCGCGCGCTCGCGGCTGGCGCACGAGGCCCCGGAGCGGGCCCAGGCCATCGTCGAGCGGTTGCGCGTTCCCACGAGCCCCAAGGAAGTGTGGCCCCTGGACGCGGGGAGCCTCGCGGCGGATCCCCACTTCACCACGGGCATCGAATTGCTCCGGCTCGAGCACCGGGAGGCGGCCGCGGAGCTGCTGGCCGTGGATCGCCGGGGCCGCGGCGAGGAGTCCATCCGCCTGCTCTTCCACGTGCTCCGCGCCACCGGCCACGAGCGCCACGCCCGCCCCATCGCCTGGGCCCTGCGGCGCGAGGGCCTGGCGGCGCCCACCGAGGCCGAGACGCGCCTCATCTACTCGGCGGCCTACCCGCATGCCTTCCGCGACCTCGTGGTGCGCCACTGCCGCTCGGCCCGGGTGGATCCCGACGTGATGCAGGCCCTCATCCGCGAGGAGAGCGCCTTCAACCCCAATGCCCGCTCGTCCACGGGCGCGCTGGGGCTGTCCCAGCTCATGCCGGCCACGGCCTCCGTGGTGGCGCGCCAGCTCAAGCTGACGCTGGCCACGCCCACCGCGCTGCTCGAGCCCCGGCACAACATCCGCATCGGCTCGGCCTACCTGGGCAGCCTGCAGCGGCGCTTCTCGGGCAACCTGGCCCATGCGGTGGCCAGCTACAACGCGGGTCCCGCCGCCGTGGATCGCTGGCTCGCGCGCTTTCCCACCGCCGAGCTGGACGAGTGGGTGGAGCAGATCCCCGTGGAGGAGACGCGCCTGTACGTCAAGCGCGTGCTCGGCAGCGCCGCGGCCTACCAGTTCCTCTACGACTCGGGCTCCCTCACCACGCTGGCCTTCGGAGACAAAGGCTCCAATAATGCGGGCTCGCGTTGA
- a CDS encoding R3H domain-containing nucleic acid-binding protein → MSPRDTESHDDFLLLVGVLPEALRSSVRALPPSEVLEVVMDLGRPPEARLTGRVVRLSETFVTRKDLEQVLAQVGNVGEDNRAGIERTLHRVSAIRNRQGKVVGLTLRVGRAIFGTIDMLKDLIGTGLNILLLGRPGVGKTTKLREVARVLADDLGKRVMVVDTSNEIGGDGDIPHPGIGGARRMQVSRPDRQHDVMIEAVENHMPEAIIVDEIGTSAEASAARTIAERGVQLVATAHGNTLENLVLNPTLSDLVGGVHTVTLSDEEARRRRTQKTISERRAPPTFDVVVEMATRDEVLVHRDTAQSVDRLLAGERVGGERRQLVEGQVEVVEAPVEPVAAVREEPPPPRPRAAANPRPSRVASGPRPAEPVSSEDTSRRQPGLRQGTTRVYAHAVSRDLLERVLRDLGVDAKVVGRLESADLVLTLRSRANDPKLRGMADKAGVPVLAIKRNSASEMRRVLRDAFLLAEGENEGRVREAVLEAENAIHRVLKEGVEVPLAPSPPRLRKLQHRLVSRYHLEAVSHGSEPKRHLIIYPLGALVDVPREREWEEDAEAGAEESA, encoded by the coding sequence ATGAGTCCGCGAGACACCGAGTCCCACGATGACTTCCTGCTCCTCGTGGGTGTCCTCCCCGAGGCCCTGCGCTCCTCCGTCCGAGCCCTTCCTCCCTCCGAGGTGCTCGAGGTGGTGATGGACCTGGGCCGCCCGCCCGAGGCCCGGCTCACCGGGCGCGTGGTCCGGCTCTCCGAGACGTTCGTCACCCGGAAGGATCTGGAGCAGGTGCTCGCGCAGGTGGGCAACGTGGGCGAGGACAACCGCGCCGGCATCGAGCGCACGCTCCACCGCGTCTCCGCCATCCGCAACCGTCAGGGCAAGGTGGTGGGTCTCACCTTGCGCGTGGGCCGAGCCATCTTCGGCACCATCGACATGCTCAAGGATCTCATCGGCACGGGGCTCAACATCCTGCTGCTCGGCCGGCCTGGAGTGGGCAAGACGACCAAGTTGCGCGAGGTGGCGCGCGTGCTCGCCGATGACCTCGGCAAGCGCGTCATGGTGGTGGACACCTCCAATGAGATTGGAGGAGATGGCGACATCCCCCATCCCGGGATCGGCGGCGCGCGCCGCATGCAGGTGTCGCGGCCGGACCGCCAGCACGACGTGATGATCGAGGCGGTGGAGAACCACATGCCCGAGGCCATCATCGTCGATGAGATTGGCACCTCGGCCGAGGCCTCCGCGGCCCGCACCATCGCCGAGCGGGGCGTGCAGCTCGTGGCCACGGCCCATGGCAACACGCTGGAGAACCTGGTGCTCAACCCCACGCTCTCGGACCTGGTGGGGGGCGTGCACACCGTCACGCTGAGCGACGAGGAGGCCCGGCGCCGTCGCACGCAGAAGACGATCAGCGAGCGCCGCGCCCCTCCCACCTTCGACGTGGTGGTGGAGATGGCGACCCGGGACGAGGTGCTGGTGCACCGCGACACCGCTCAATCCGTGGACCGGTTGCTCGCGGGTGAGCGCGTGGGCGGGGAGCGGCGTCAACTCGTCGAGGGGCAGGTGGAAGTGGTGGAGGCCCCGGTCGAGCCGGTGGCGGCGGTCCGGGAGGAGCCGCCCCCGCCGAGGCCCCGGGCGGCGGCGAATCCGCGGCCCTCCCGCGTCGCGTCCGGCCCCCGTCCCGCCGAGCCGGTTTCCTCCGAGGACACGTCCCGGCGGCAACCCGGCCTGCGCCAGGGAACCACGCGGGTGTATGCCCATGCGGTCAGCCGCGATCTGCTCGAGCGCGTGCTGCGCGACCTGGGCGTGGACGCGAAGGTGGTGGGCCGGCTGGAGAGCGCGGATCTCGTCCTCACGCTGCGCTCTCGCGCCAATGATCCGAAGCTGCGTGGCATGGCGGACAAGGCGGGGGTGCCCGTGCTGGCCATCAAGCGCAACAGCGCCTCGGAGATGCGGCGGGTGCTGCGCGACGCGTTCCTCCTCGCCGAGGGCGAGAACGAGGGCCGGGTGCGCGAGGCGGTGCTCGAGGCGGAGAACGCCATCCACCGGGTGTTGAAGGAGGGGGTGGAAGTGCCCCTGGCCCCGAGCCCTCCACGGCTGCGCAAGCTCCAGCACCGGCTCGTGTCGCGCTATCACCTGGAGGCGGTGAGCCACGGCAGCGAGCCCAAGCGCCACCTCATTATCTACCCGTTGGGTGCGCTGGTGGATGTTCCCCGGGAGCGGGAGTGGGAAGAGGACGCGGAGGCGGGTGCCGAGGAGTCCGCTTGA
- a CDS encoding AMP-binding protein, with protein MPSPSYVHGTGTTPLLGETIGQNLRRTVERWGEREALIVLSQGYRATWRQLWEETSRVARGLLALGVEKGDRVGLWSPNRFEWVVIQYAVARIGAILVNLNPAYKTAELEYALNQSGTRVLLLSRGFRQSNYQEMLAQVRPNCPELRVALVLEEDWASLCAGGEGVSEASLAEREDSLQFDDPINIQYTSGTTGFPKGATLSHHNVLNNGFFVGEALRLGPEDRVCVPVPFYHCFGMVMGNLACTSHGSTLVIPGEAFDPLAVMKAVMEERCTALYGVPTMFIAELDHPRLGEFDFSSLRTGIMAGSPCPIEVMKQVQSRLNMREVTICYGMTETSPVSTQSALDDPLDKRVTTVGRVHPHVEVKIIDPASGAVVPRGTPGELCTRGYSVMLGYWNNPEATRQALDAAGWMHTGDLATLDEDGYVKIVGRIKDMIIRGGENIYPREIEEFLHTHPAISEAQVIGVPSVKYGEEVMAWVKLKPGATAAPEDLTRFCTGRISTFKIPRYWKLVEEFPMTVTGKIQKFRMRESAVAELGLESAADVRTA; from the coding sequence ATGCCTTCTCCTTCCTATGTCCATGGCACCGGGACGACTCCCTTGCTCGGGGAGACCATTGGCCAGAACCTGCGCCGCACCGTCGAGCGGTGGGGCGAGCGCGAGGCCCTCATCGTCCTCTCCCAGGGGTACCGTGCCACGTGGCGTCAGCTCTGGGAGGAGACCTCCCGGGTGGCGCGGGGCCTGCTCGCCCTCGGCGTGGAGAAGGGCGACCGGGTGGGACTCTGGTCCCCCAACCGTTTCGAGTGGGTGGTCATCCAGTACGCCGTGGCCCGGATTGGCGCCATCCTGGTGAACCTCAACCCGGCGTACAAGACGGCGGAGCTGGAGTACGCGCTCAACCAGTCCGGCACCCGAGTGCTGTTGTTGTCGCGTGGCTTCCGCCAGTCCAACTACCAGGAGATGCTCGCCCAGGTCCGTCCGAACTGCCCGGAGCTGCGTGTCGCGCTGGTGTTGGAGGAGGACTGGGCCTCGCTGTGCGCGGGAGGGGAGGGCGTGAGCGAGGCCTCGCTCGCCGAGCGCGAGGACTCGCTTCAGTTCGACGACCCCATCAACATCCAATACACGTCGGGCACCACGGGCTTTCCCAAGGGCGCCACGCTCAGCCACCACAACGTGCTCAACAACGGCTTCTTCGTGGGCGAGGCGTTGCGGCTCGGGCCCGAGGATCGGGTGTGCGTGCCCGTGCCCTTCTACCATTGCTTCGGCATGGTCATGGGCAACCTGGCCTGTACGTCCCATGGCTCGACGCTGGTGATTCCGGGCGAGGCGTTCGACCCGCTCGCGGTGATGAAGGCCGTGATGGAGGAGCGCTGCACCGCGCTCTATGGCGTGCCCACCATGTTCATCGCCGAGCTGGATCATCCGCGCCTGGGTGAGTTCGACTTCTCCTCGCTGCGCACCGGCATCATGGCCGGCTCTCCGTGCCCCATCGAGGTGATGAAGCAGGTGCAATCCCGCCTCAACATGCGCGAGGTCACCATCTGCTACGGCATGACGGAGACCTCGCCCGTGTCCACGCAGAGCGCCCTGGATGATCCGCTCGACAAGCGCGTCACCACCGTGGGCCGGGTGCACCCCCACGTGGAGGTGAAGATCATCGACCCGGCGAGCGGCGCGGTGGTGCCTCGGGGCACGCCCGGGGAGCTGTGCACGCGCGGCTACAGCGTGATGCTCGGCTACTGGAACAACCCCGAGGCCACCCGTCAGGCGCTCGACGCGGCCGGATGGATGCACACGGGGGACCTGGCCACCCTGGACGAGGACGGCTACGTGAAGATCGTCGGCCGCATCAAGGACATGATCATCCGCGGGGGTGAGAACATCTACCCGCGCGAGATCGAGGAGTTCCTCCACACCCACCCGGCCATCAGCGAGGCCCAGGTCATCGGCGTGCCCAGCGTGAAGTACGGCGAGGAGGTGATGGCCTGGGTGAAGCTCAAGCCCGGCGCCACCGCGGCCCCCGAGGACCTCACCCGCTTCTGCACGGGCCGCATCTCCACCTTCAAGATTCCCCGGTATTGGAAGCTGGTGGAGGAGTTCCCCATGACCGTCACCGGAAAAATCCAGAAATTCCGGATGCGGGAGAGCGCGGTGGCGGAATTGGGGCTGGAGAGTGCCGCCGATGTCCGCACGGCGTGA
- a CDS encoding DUF2378 family protein has product MHSSPDTAASAPGLEQLLALANPTDTCRGLFFNGVLEAARVLGGEELRAMCFRAVGERKFVDFFSYPVTDFLRAVFLASETLGPTMGGVDSVMRLLGRRGTGDFLCSTVGKTMLALAGTDPYRLLSTVPSGCRASLSYGERSVERLGERHARMMARRDFLPLPYNEGLLTAALEQSSAQGIRVQGHRRALLDVDYEVSWS; this is encoded by the coding sequence GTGCACTCTTCCCCCGACACCGCCGCTTCCGCTCCCGGACTGGAGCAACTGCTGGCACTGGCCAATCCCACGGACACCTGTCGTGGCTTGTTCTTCAACGGCGTGCTGGAGGCCGCCCGGGTGTTGGGGGGCGAGGAGCTCCGGGCGATGTGCTTTCGCGCCGTGGGCGAGCGCAAGTTCGTGGACTTCTTCAGCTATCCGGTGACGGACTTCCTCCGGGCCGTCTTCCTGGCGTCGGAGACGCTGGGGCCGACGATGGGGGGAGTGGATTCCGTCATGCGTCTGCTCGGGCGCCGGGGCACGGGAGACTTCCTGTGCTCCACGGTGGGCAAGACGATGCTCGCGCTCGCGGGGACGGATCCCTACCGGCTGCTCTCCACGGTGCCGAGTGGCTGCCGGGCCTCGCTGAGCTACGGAGAGCGCTCCGTGGAGCGGTTGGGCGAGCGGCACGCGCGAATGATGGCGCGCCGGGACTTCCTGCCCCTGCCCTACAACGAGGGATTGCTCACCGCCGCGCTGGAGCAATCCTCGGCCCAGGGGATCCGCGTCCAGGGGCACCGGCGGGCCCTGCTCGACGTCGACTACGAGGTGAGCTGGTCGTGA